The following proteins come from a genomic window of Natrinema saccharevitans:
- a CDS encoding DUF7288 family protein, whose amino-acid sequence MTGMDSPYRSTTDRGQAYTLEGFIGAMIVLMAVLFALQSAAVAPSTGGDRAVQPYVQQEIQDALVVAATADDENLSYMVRHWHDDGFEDADNDDVTYDESTFKSEFVLGSILERRFGDTRSYNVELHSQTNETYDLVDQGTPPSGAVTASYTVTIYDDQNVTGDLQSDQTVSNVSGPISDVADGNDETLYNVVEVRVIAW is encoded by the coding sequence ATGACCGGGATGGATTCTCCGTATCGATCGACGACGGATCGGGGACAAGCCTACACGCTCGAGGGATTCATCGGTGCGATGATCGTGTTGATGGCCGTGCTGTTCGCGTTGCAATCGGCCGCAGTAGCGCCGTCGACGGGTGGCGACCGAGCGGTTCAGCCCTATGTTCAACAGGAGATACAAGACGCGCTGGTCGTCGCTGCGACGGCCGACGACGAGAATCTCTCGTATATGGTTCGTCACTGGCATGATGACGGATTCGAAGACGCCGACAACGACGACGTAACGTACGACGAGTCGACGTTCAAAAGCGAGTTCGTCCTCGGTTCAATCCTAGAACGGCGATTCGGGGACACACGGAGCTACAACGTGGAACTTCACTCGCAAACCAACGAAACATACGACCTGGTCGATCAAGGAACGCCGCCGTCGGGCGCCGTCACTGCGAGTTACACCGTCACGATATACGACGATCAAAACGTTACCGGCGACCTCCAGTCGGATCAAACCGTTTCGAACGTTAGCGGACCGATCTCTGATGTCGCCGACGGCAACGACGAGACGCTCTACAACGTCGTCGAAGTACGGGTGATCGCATGGTAG
- a CDS encoding DUF7266 family protein codes for MIESRRERDRAVSISITHVLTVGITTILIAMLLTSASTMLDIESERSTESSLETIGERLANEIGNVDQIADENTTVDATVTHPRTAGSSRYTVTAAPSNCGPLIEGETDCLKLTAQSVDVTVYVPIKTDADLEGTSTGGAIEIQSDGDEISITEEER; via the coding sequence ATGATCGAGTCACGAAGGGAACGCGATCGTGCGGTCTCGATCTCGATCACGCACGTCCTGACGGTCGGGATCACGACCATCCTGATCGCAATGCTGTTGACCAGTGCCAGCACGATGCTTGATATCGAGAGCGAACGCAGTACCGAGTCGTCCCTCGAGACGATCGGTGAGCGACTCGCCAACGAGATCGGTAACGTCGATCAGATCGCAGACGAGAATACGACGGTCGACGCCACCGTCACTCATCCGCGTACTGCAGGGAGTTCGAGATATACGGTAACTGCAGCCCCATCGAACTGTGGACCGTTGATCGAGGGTGAGACCGATTGTCTGAAACTGACGGCACAAAGCGTGGACGTCACCGTGTACGTCCCAATCAAGACCGACGCGGACCTCGAGGGTACGTCGACTGGCGGAGCCATCGAGATACAGTCCGATGGAGACGAAATCTCGATTACGGAGGAGGAGCGATGA
- a CDS encoding DUF7287 family protein, whose translation MTGNRTRDRRPDRGDERGPLVASSRSVTERDRGQTTQDFAIGIGIFLLALAFVFLFLPSVVTPFESSVGDAETAQADRIADRIVSNASTETPNEIDDTKFDKFTAADLESELGLRSSDEVRVDKVNVTVWNLEDGTRVETGGDRYDDQPAEMSARIVTFDESIDCEPACRLVVRVW comes from the coding sequence GCGGACCGCTGGTGGCCTCGAGTCGGTCGGTGACCGAGCGCGATCGGGGCCAGACCACGCAGGACTTCGCAATCGGGATCGGGATCTTCCTGCTGGCGCTTGCGTTCGTCTTTCTGTTCCTGCCGTCGGTCGTGACGCCCTTTGAGTCGTCGGTCGGCGACGCGGAGACGGCACAGGCCGATCGGATCGCCGATCGGATCGTCAGCAACGCCTCGACCGAAACGCCGAACGAGATCGACGATACCAAATTCGACAAGTTCACCGCTGCGGACTTAGAATCTGAACTCGGACTCCGGTCGTCCGATGAGGTCAGGGTAGACAAGGTCAACGTGACCGTCTGGAATCTCGAGGACGGAACGAGAGTCGAGACGGGCGGTGACCGGTACGACGACCAGCCGGCGGAAATGTCCGCCCGTATCGTCACGTTCGACGAATCAATCGACTGCGAGCCCGCTTGTCGGCTCGTCGTGAGGGTTTGGTAA
- a CDS encoding DUF7289 family protein — MIPRRDLRETGTSDADRAVSDMIAFVLVFAIIIGSVGLLSTVGFQAMTDYQEGEQLRNAERAMVSLADNFNDVLRYDGVEQRDGELSLRGGTVAIGGGGTTVNVTADGNDDPLGDTDLGTFTYEHDSTRIAYEGGGVIRSTDSGSVVAKRPQLRCNTDGSGPDTAIVSFVTVDAAERAIQSDGGQEFTISKDGSPVRRVEEYSDATVTVHVDTDYERAWASNPTYGDWDVEERNNPVELRCQDVDRLVITVVPVDINY, encoded by the coding sequence ATGATCCCGCGCCGCGACCTTCGGGAGACCGGGACGTCCGACGCCGACCGTGCCGTATCGGACATGATCGCGTTCGTCCTCGTGTTCGCGATTATCATCGGCTCGGTCGGGTTGCTCTCGACGGTCGGCTTTCAGGCGATGACCGACTATCAGGAGGGCGAACAGTTGCGAAACGCCGAGCGCGCGATGGTCTCGCTCGCGGACAACTTCAACGACGTGCTTCGCTACGATGGCGTCGAACAACGGGATGGCGAGCTTTCACTTCGGGGCGGAACGGTAGCGATCGGTGGCGGTGGAACGACGGTCAACGTTACCGCAGACGGGAATGACGATCCGCTGGGCGATACTGACCTCGGCACGTTCACGTACGAACACGATTCGACGCGGATCGCGTACGAGGGTGGCGGCGTCATCAGAAGCACCGACTCCGGAAGCGTCGTCGCCAAACGGCCGCAATTGCGCTGTAATACCGACGGTTCGGGGCCGGATACGGCGATCGTCTCGTTTGTTACGGTCGACGCGGCCGAGAGGGCGATCCAGAGCGACGGGGGACAGGAATTTACCATCTCCAAGGACGGATCCCCCGTCCGACGCGTCGAGGAGTATTCCGATGCAACCGTTACCGTTCACGTCGATACGGACTACGAACGGGCGTGGGCGTCGAACCCCACGTACGGCGACTGGGACGTCGAGGAACGCAACAATCCCGTCGAACTCCGGTGTCAGGACGTGGACCGACTCGTGATCACCGTCGTTCCCGTCGACATCAACTACTGA